ATTTGTAAATCCTGTTTGCAACATCTCCATGGACAAGCATCTCTTTTCTATGATTCTATGCAGAGTAATAGATGTTTATTTACAATGGACATCAAGAGTAAACTCACACTGAATCTAACGTATCTGAgtaaacactttttgttttgtaatctTAATGTCCTTGTACAAGTGAATAAAATCTTCCTGATACACTAgaacttaaacttaaaaaattaaacttaatttaaaaaaaaattaaaatataacttCTTGAATCTGCCACCTGCTCGACTCACCTCCATCTTTGCTTCCTCTCCGCAGGACAGAGACATGACCCACCGGCAGAGCCCCTGTGGGGACAGCTTGGTGGGGGTCGGGGATGGAGGAAAGGAGGTGGAGGGCTGTGTGGATCAGCTTATGGGTTTGGGCGAGTGTGAGACAGTCTACAGCAGCTCGGCGTTCGAACAGTGGGACTCCTACTGGGAAGACCTCACCAGGtactgcattatttatttatgtgctgTGGCTTATtttaaagtcaagttaaaagcagcagcaagtgaacaacacatttaatgaaataaaaattggCACACAACCTCAAAAAGAGAATATACTGAAGCTGAATGGATTTGAATTAAAGGACTGTGCAATAACCAGCATGGTATTGAGTAGTGAGAGTACAGGAGGCTGTGTTTAGTTTCCAGAACACTTTTTGGTTTTCAGTGGGCAGCAAAGCGCTGCCTCTGAGAAAGAAACAGTCAGTTAGTTAAAATGCAGAGGTGGTAACCAGCTTGTAGGTCTTTGTTGTTTGCTACGATTTTTTCAGGGAGACACTTAAATGGTTTTGCAGGTCAAATTCGCATTCACATTACCATGTGCTCAGGCCTGCTACTGGAAACAATCACTAAAGCACCAAATATGTGTTAATGcgcagctgaaaacagtccccaacaaatcctctattttcttcttctttagtgacattttatttttaaaaagttgtgtgtgtaGCTATTAAAGAAAATTACTGAGACTTTAAAAAGAAGCATCATTTTTGTGACtcattattataaaaaaaagtctgtttttcagtTGAAACCAACCAGCTTGGGGCTGAGGGCCATCGAGAGGTTAGGGAAGTGACTATTGAAACGGACTAacatgttgttggttttggtcttttcatgggatttctttgcaagacatttaaaatcttttataTACCAGAAAAATGCAATGAAATCCTGAGTCATGGTGTGTATATTTTTACCAATTTGCTGTTCATGAATCATACCAGTCACCCATAGCTTGTTGTAGGGCTGCCAAAAAAGTCCAGAAAAACAATAGCATAAAACTGAGAACAGCAGTGAGTTCTtaaatttgagaagctggaaccagcaggTGTTTGGCGTTTTTGCCTGAAAAATAATTCTATCGATTAGTCAATAAAGGGGGGGCTCTGGCACAGAGGAAATTGTATGCAGTGATTCCCTGCATCATGAGGGCTCAATATGAAATCATTAATTTTTACTGCAAACAGAAAGAAGTCAGTCTGTGAACATCATGAGATGGGACAGGGGCCTAAAGGTTTTTATAGTGGCAGAGTTTACTGTCGCTGACTGGTAATCGCAGAGGCTTTGTCTGTCACAAGTGTGACACCGGATGATTTGGAGCAGGTTTTGGTTTTGCTTGGAGGCAGGGAGTGGTTTGAGGGACCAGTAAACAACAAAGCAGCCGTCTGCCGCAGTCTCTTGGGATCTCAGGTGATGCTCCTTCTGTCCTGCAGCTATCCTGATGCTTTGCTGCCAAAATAGTTtatgttctctcctctctgacgtTGAGTGTCAGCTGAGGGCAGACAACAGTCTCTGAAGTCTACAGGCTGTTAAAACTGAGGTGGAACGGTGCTGGCTGTTGTGGAGTTTGGGGAATCTGCTGCTGACAGGGTTGATTGAGGTCTCTGCTGTATCTTTTAGCTCATGAGTGAGTCATTCTTGTATAACTTCGACTCGTCCAGACTAGTTCCATGCTGCAGTTTGGTAACTCACGTGTTGTGGAAAGTGTTTCTggatcagtaaaatgttcatgttttatgAATGATTAGTTTTACCACAGAGTGGTTTTCTTCACCTGACCATAAAAAGGACAGTTACTGGATACTTCAGTTAGCATGTTTCCTGACTCACAGTACAGTATACTCACTGCCGAGCATGTCATCGCGATTGTCACTCACCAAAATATccactggctgctgttttgctaaatgttttactttcttgCTTGTGCCCCCCGTTTCCTGTGAAAATTGCGCTGACAACAGCTCCTCCTTCCTTGGCTGCCATTTTCACAACTCATATTTAAATACATCAGTGGTTCCTCCCCTTCCACTATGTAGCCAAGATGGGTGACTGTAGAGGCTGAGAAATATTGATCATTCTGCCCTCAactttttgacctttttataGTGCTTATACTGCACTTCATGTTTATGTACTTGTCAGTAAGAACCCACCTATGCTCAAAATGGCAAGTTTGAATATGGAAGTACTCAAATTAAGATACAGGAAGTGTCTGTGAGGGTGTCAACAGCATAACTACCAGATGTAGAGCTAATGAGGCCTCTGAGTTCTCTGTTTGCCTCTGCGGTCTGTTTGTATCTTGTGATATGGCGAGGTTTGACTGTCTTCAGTTTTTTATCACTTGTTGCAGAAGTTGAAAACCACGACAGCAAAAAATTCcaggtgaaaaaacaaacatgaacaggTGCAAAGTTCCTCTAGGAGGTGTTAATTGAGGCACAGATGAATCATACAGActaaaaatgtaactttcaacttgaaaaaaaattgcacaTATCTCAAATTCTGTGATCTTGATAAAAGACAAGTGGAAGATGTTTTAAACGTCTTAAACTCCTTTaacaaaatcaaatgaaacagaatCAACAGTGAGCTACAGCGAGCTCACATGGCAGATGACAGTGATGTCAAAGATacacagaacacaaaacaagccagaataatataataatttgtgTTCAAtgtgaattcattttaaagctgttttcgAATCAATTTGTAGCAGTATTGAATGTTGTATGACCAGTGCTATCATGTTGCCCTAGCAAATAGCAGCAGAAAAGTATTTCCAGGTGTAATCTCAAGTCTCTATCAGGTTCCCTTGTATCAATCAAACTCTgctaatgtatttttatgtcgaaataaaatagataaaatatccaaatatgttcatttcagtcataaaaaaacagagaaaataagtgattttgttgctgttgattgactaattgattaatcgcCTGATCTTAGCAGCTCTATTTCCATCTGTAAATTCTTATAATTTCCTTTTATATGTAAGtgaatttcaaacaaaaaaaaaaacagtaaagaaaaatCTTCACGCACATCAACAAGTGCATCAACAAGGTCAGATATGTTTCCATCAGCTGTTATCATATCTTCTCTTCACTAAAATACCAACAGAACTTTTTTGCGACATCAGGGTTTTTTCTACAAATTGAGATTTAgaacaaaaagaggaaacactTACCTGTTAAAGGTTTTATACAATGACTAGACAGTGAATGCTTTCACAGTTGATAgacctgcatgtctctgtgtttatagATACACACGGCTGGCCAGCTGTGATATCTGGGGCACCAAAGAGGTGGATTTTCTCGGACTGGATGACTTCTCTAGTCCCTACCAGGACGAGGAGGTGATAAGTCGAACTCCGACACTGGCTCAGCTGAACAGCGAGGATTCGCAGCCCGTGTGTGAGGCGCTCTACCCCCCTGTTGACCTGACCCTGCCAGCCCCCCAGCCTCAGCCTCAGTCCTCCCAGTTTCCCTGTCACAGTAAGAGACCCCTGGTCCCCGGCCAAGGACTGGGGCCCAGCTCTGCGCGTTCCTCCACAAGCTCTACATCCTCATCCCGTCCTTCCCGCAGTCTTCTCCCAGACTTCCCTGAGGGCTCCCAAAAAGCCACCAGACCCGTCCCCTCCAGCACTGAGACTATGGCCAAGACCCAGAACCACCTCAGTTTTACCCAGGACCACGGCCAAGCTCAAAGCAAGCCCCAGGGGCGAGGAACCAAGATGGCAGCCCCAACTTCCCATGGCTCTGACTTTGTGCGCAAGGCTAAAGTCCGTGTGAGTGCTGTGCATAAAGCTCAGCCCGATATGCCCTCCCAGACAGATTTTGAGAGGTCAGATCCGCCTCTACCTCTCTCCCAGCCCCAAGATGAAAAGGCTTCCACTTCTGCTAGCGCCACCTTGGTGGGACTTCCTGGCGCTGTAGCCGGTGGTTCCGGCAGCCTGACAGGCTTTGAGAGGAGGGCAGAGGGGACGGGACGGAGAGAGGGGCCTGTGGGCTGGTCTGCTACCATGCCTCAACTAGTGGAGGCGAGCCAGGCCCTGGAGGGCAGCACCTCCGGGCTGGTGAGCAGCGGCGACAGTATGGCAGGTGCTAgcggcggcggtggcggcggcggcgtcCTGGTCGTGGAGGGCACAGAGAAGAGCAAGGAGGAGGAGCACAACTACTCTCTGTTCCTGACCCGCAGCAGACTGGCCGGCAGAGCCCTCTCCCAgctggaggaggacgaggaagaggaggacgaggaggaggcggaggaggaggaaggcgaCGGGCTTGAGCCAGACGATGAAGACCATGACGAGGGCTTCGGCAGCGAGCACGAGCTGTCtgagaatgaggaggaggaggaagaggaggaggatgaagactACGAAGCAGACAAGGACGATGACATGAGCGATGCCTTCTCCGAGCCAGGTAGCGTCATCATCGTGCTTCTGGTTAACATATGCAACCAATAAATTTACTTCTTATTTATTACTTCCTTTTACGTCTCTCTGTTCCTCTAATTTCCTTcactccctctttttctcccaccCCCATTAGGCTGTGACATGGAGCTGATGGAGGACATTAAAGGTCTGACAGCAGGAGTCTCCAGCCGGAAGAGAGGCAAGCGCCGATACTTCTGGGAGTACAGTGAGCAGCTCACCCCCTCTAAGCAGGAACGTATGCTAAAGCCGTCTGAGTGGGACAGACACACGCTGCCTAGCAACCTGTACCAGAAGAACGGGCCTCTCCATGGTatacgaacacacacacacacatacacacacacacacatacacacacatattaattATAAGCACAGAGTCTTTCAGTAGGACAGACATGGTTTGGATTTtccacaacagcagctgtgcaCAGCATGTCTCAGTGATATTATTGTCTCAGTGATCACATTGGAAATATGACATAAATAAAAGGAGCACATCTCATTTCTCACATAAAAGGCACCTTTAAAAAAACTGGGGGAATTGAAAAGCACATTAGTCAGCAGCAAAACATTTCTCTTGCATTCATGTCCATATTTATTCAGTCcttttgtttgtaaatgaattTTGTTGGAGGATGACTcatgtttgcattttcatttatgaagagatttgaaaaaaaaaagaaaagaaaaagcacttcaagcattttaaaattcagttttggtCCAATGCACATTATGAGTGATTTGTCACTTTATTACCGAACCCAGATCTGTTAAAGATCCACCACAGGTCTCACCAACCGTGACTAAATGGGAAAAATGACACTGGAAAATCTGTTAAGAAAAGGAAAGGTATAAATCCTCTGAGAAATATTCAGCGAGcagtgaaagagtgaaaaattTACATTATGTGGAAAATTCAAATGGATTCTCCCACTCTATGTGAGCACTTCAaaatgcagagaggaagaaagaagaggagttTTAGCAGTTCATTTGTTATTCAGATCACAGATTATTTAACATACATCAGCTAATATTGACTATTGAATATTGACTATATTGATTGAAAGAATAAGGAACCAACTCAAAGAAATGGCAATGACACCTGCAGTTTCCTAGTTGTTTGGTTTAGACTGAGTGGGAATCATAGACTATGATGAGAGGTGAGACATTGTTGAAACATCTCTTACGCCTTCTTTTCATCGTTTGTCATGAAGGAAAGTACATGCTGAAGAAGTCACGTCGTACAGATGTGGAAGACCTGACTCCCAATCCTCGCAAGCTGCTGCAGATCGGCACAGAGCTCCGCAAACTCAACAAGGTGATCAGCGACTTGACACCGGTCAGCGAGCTGCCGCTGACCGCACGACCGCGATCCCGCAAGGAGAAGAACAAGCTGGCGTCCAGGTACAACATCCACATATATAGTTGTAAACAAGCTTCATCGCAGTAGTTGATCTGAGAACAGTGTGTCATGTTTCTGTTCCtaacatctgttgtgttttgtagagCTTGTCGTTTAAAAAAGAAGGCCCAGTATGAAGCAAACAAGGTGAAGCTCTGGGGACTCAGCACAGAGTATGGTATGTTGTTACATTACGTTTCAGCTTTTATACCAAGATCACCAACCTCTGCATCCATTTTCATTCGTGCTTTGTCAGCAGATTGTAGTAGTAGAGAATTTTTGGCAATTTGTC
The DNA window shown above is from Lates calcarifer isolate ASB-BC8 linkage group LG20, TLL_Latcal_v3, whole genome shotgun sequence and carries:
- the crebrf gene encoding CREB3 regulatory factor, with protein sequence MPQPSVSGMEPPFGDAFQNYSFADQALTSTELLATSSDPDFMYELDRDMTHRQSPCGDSLVGVGDGGKEVEGCVDQLMGLGECETVYSSSAFEQWDSYWEDLTRYTRLASCDIWGTKEVDFLGLDDFSSPYQDEEVISRTPTLAQLNSEDSQPVCEALYPPVDLTLPAPQPQPQSSQFPCHSKRPLVPGQGLGPSSARSSTSSTSSSRPSRSLLPDFPEGSQKATRPVPSSTETMAKTQNHLSFTQDHGQAQSKPQGRGTKMAAPTSHGSDFVRKAKVRVSAVHKAQPDMPSQTDFERSDPPLPLSQPQDEKASTSASATLVGLPGAVAGGSGSLTGFERRAEGTGRREGPVGWSATMPQLVEASQALEGSTSGLVSSGDSMAGASGGGGGGGVLVVEGTEKSKEEEHNYSLFLTRSRLAGRALSQLEEDEEEEDEEEAEEEEGDGLEPDDEDHDEGFGSEHELSENEEEEEEEEDEDYEADKDDDMSDAFSEPGCDMELMEDIKGLTAGVSSRKRGKRRYFWEYSEQLTPSKQERMLKPSEWDRHTLPSNLYQKNGPLHGKYMLKKSRRTDVEDLTPNPRKLLQIGTELRKLNKVISDLTPVSELPLTARPRSRKEKNKLASRACRLKKKAQYEANKVKLWGLSTEYDRLLFVINAIKEEIVARVEDSSPRPTNMTDTLERLIQETLVSSPVAGQTSDFVNKILENTGRGDPTGGLVGLRVPTSKI